GTTGCCACCGTCATCGCCGTATCGAAGCCGAAGGTAAAATCTGTCCCGGAAAGATCGTTGTCGATGGTCTTCGGAACACCCACGACGGGCAGACCTATTTTGAAAAACTTGTTGGCCACTCCCAGGGTGTCCTCGCCGCCTATGGCGATGAGTCCGTCCAGGCCAAGCCGTTTGAAGTTGGCGATAACCTTTTCACTTCCGCCATCCTCCGCAAAGGGGTTGGTGCGCGAGGTATGAAGGATGGTGCCGCCCAGATGAATAAGGCCGGAGACGGACCGCTGGGTCAACTCCTCGTGCTGACCGGTGAGCATCCCCTGCCAGCCATGGAAAATGCCCAGAATGGCATCGCCTTCCCGAACACCCTTGCGGACAACCGCACGTATGACCGCATTCAGCCCGGGGCAATCCCCGCCTCCCGTCAGGATTCCAATCTTCATGGCGTTTTCCTCCGGCACCTGTGATATGGTCGCAAAAAGTCCACCTGTCTGCGTGCGACGCACAGGCAGGTTCGCAGCTTTGTGCGAAGTCTCAACTATAGTATCCCCGAAAATTATCAGATGGGTTCATCGCCTGTCAAACATCCTTTCTGCAATTACAGCCGAATACGATTTTCACTTATTGATTATTATACCTGAGGTTCATCCGATTAATGCGTATCTTATTTGATTATCAGCACGTTCGCTATACTCACCAGGGTTACGCTTCAAACGAAATGAATGGTGGCATAAAACCCGGCATGTTGGACATTTTTCCTTCACTGCTCTATAGATTATAGGGCTTGTTCATCGTGATTATGCACATCCATGCTCCATTCACGTCCGGAAGGCCTGCGGCCGTGGGCGTAGCGCATCCCCGATATTTGTATGGAGGAGGGTCTGAAGTTGAATCCCGGCGCCCTTTATATGGTCGCGACGCCCATCGGGAACCTTGATGACATCACCCGCCGGGCCGTACTGACCCTCCAGTCCGTCGCTATTGTTGCCGCTGAGGACACCCGCAGAACACGCAAGCTTCTCAGCCATCTTGATATCACAAAACGCCTTGTCAGCTACCGGGAGGAAAACAGGGAAACAGCATCCATCCGGATCCTGGAGGCCCTGGAGAAAGGCCGATCCGTTGCCCTGGTCACTGATGCCGGAACCCCCGGCCTTTCAGATCCGGGCCACCACCTCGTCAGGGCCGCCCGTGACAGAGGCATTCAGGTCGTCCCGGTTCCGGGCCCCAATGCCCTGGGAGCCGCCTTAAGTGTGTCTGGAATGTCACTTGAAAGGTTTATTTTCGAGGGATTTTTACCGACGCGCACCGCAGCCAGGAAGAGACGGCTCCGGGAACTGGCCTACGCAGGATATCCCCTGGTCATCTATGAGTCGCCCCACCGAATCCGGGATGCGCTGACCGACATTCTGGATGTTCTGGGAAACCGCGAGGCCATGGTTGCCCGCGAGATTACCAAGATACATGAAGAATTTATGCGCGGGTCCGTGAAGAGCATTCTCGACATGATGGAAGACAGGAAGATCAAGGGAGAGATCACACTTCTTCTGGCGGAGGGTGAGACCCCCTGCCTGCCCATGGATCTTGATAGAGCAGTTAAAGAGATGAGGCAGGCAGGCCTGTCGGCAAAACGAACGGCGTCGATCCTTTCGGGCCTTACCGGGGAGAACAAGCGGGAGATCTACAAAAAAGCCTGCGAAGCGAAGGAGGAATAGACATGGACAAAAAACAGATACGGAAGATTATCGAGAAACACCTTGTTGACGGGAAGCTGTCGTGCGCCGACGCCCATCAGATCGCAGAGGAAAACAGGATACACCTGACAACCATCGGCAACATCTGCAACGAGGGGGAGGAGCAAATTCGGATCACGAAGTGCATGCTCGGGTGTTTTTAACCTGAAGTCAAATTTGACATGGTCGCAAAAAGTCCACCTGTCTGCGTGCGACGCACAGACAGGTTGGTGGCTTCTTGCGAAGTCATCAAATTCTCCGCCTTCTGTAGCCGGCGACTATCCCGAGCCCCAGCCACACGCTGACCAGTGAGGATCCCCCGTAGCTTAGAAACGGCAGCGGCAGACCGACCACGGGCAGGATACCGATGGCCATGGCGATGTTGATGACTTCCTGCATTGCCAGACCGCAGGAAATGCCGACCACTGTCAGGATACCGAAACGGGTCCGGGCCGCCTCGACGTAACTGAGCATCCAGAGCGTCAGGAACAGCATCAGCCCGAGGACCAGCACAACACCGATGAAGCCGAACTCCTCACCCAGGACGGAGACGATGAAATCGGTATGCTGCTCGGGGATGAAGCGAAGCTGTGACTGGGTTCCCTGGAGGTATCCCTTGCCCAAAAAACCCCCTGAGCCAATGGCTATTTTGGACTGGATGATGTGGTACCCGGAGCCAAGGGGGTTCCTTTCGGGGTTGAGGAAATTCAGGATCCTCTCCTGCTGATATTTCTTCATGCTGAAAAACAGGAGGGGCGCTCCCAGGACCGCGCTTCCGGCCATAAAGAGGACCGTCCACCTCTTTACCCCTACCATCAGAAAGATCGGTATCGCCAAAAGAATGAAAAAAATGGCGCTCCCCAGGTCCGGTTGTAATGCCACGGGTATCACGTAAGCCGCGACCATAGCCATGGGAACGGCGATTTGGTCCAGCCCATAGGGTGGAGATTTCTTCTGTTTATAAAAGTATCTGGCAAGGGCCAGCACAAGAGCGATCTTGGCTATCTCCGAAGGCTGGATGGACAATCCCCCGATGTGAATCCAACGTTGAACACCTCCCGAAATTTTTCCGATGACGGTCAGGGTGACGAGTACAGCAAAAACGACACCGTAAAGCAGATAAGCGCTCCGTCTCAGATGACGCCTGTCCACGAAATATCCGATGAAATAGGCCGCTACAGCCACGGCCAGCCAGTAGGCTTGTTTGAGATAGTATCCCTCCGAGGGGTCGTTTACTGTGGCGGATCGTATGGTCATGATACCGATGAAAGACAGGGTCAGGGCTGAAATCAGCATGACCCAGTCAACGTCCGGGAACCCAAAAGGCCTTTTCATGTCCCTTTCCCCGAAGGTTCGGCGGCATCGGAACCGGAATTTATCATGAGTTCCCTGTATTTTCTGAGAATACGGCCCACTATGGGGGCCGCCGAAGAAGAACCATGGCCGCCGTGTTCAACCACCACGGCGGCAGCCACCTCGGGGTTTTCCGCAGGGGCAAAGGCCGCAAACCAGCTGTGGTCCCTCAACTCCCGGGGTATTTCCTCCGGCTTCCTGCCCTCCCAATCCTTCAGGCGGACAACCTGCGCCGTACCGGTCTTCCCCGCGACCGTGAAACCAGGGATCCTCGCGGCATGGGCCGTGCCCTTCGGATCGTTCACCGCTCCCACCAGAGCGGGAATGATCCGGTCCCAGACATCCGGGGCGACATGGGAATCCATGGATGGGGACGTATCCTTCCGATAAAGTTCCTCTCCATCAACGTTGACGATCCTGTCGGCAAGATAAGGCGTTTTGATAACCCCCCGCCTCGCGATGGTAGCATAGAGGTTGGCCATCTGGATTGGGGTCACCAGAACGTAACCCTGCCCGATGGATGCGGAAAGGGTCTCGCCCGGGAACCATGGCGCATCGCGGACAGACCTTTTCCATTGGGGAGTGGGTATCAAACCGGCGGATTCGCCGGGAAGATCGATGCCTGTTTTCCTGCCGAGGCCCAGTGCGAGAGCCCATTTCGATAACCCTTCGATCCCGGTCTTTTCGCCCGCCTGATAGAAATAGACATCGCAGGATTCCACAATCGCTTTTTTCAGGTTGACTTCCCCATGTCCGCGGCGCTTCCAGTCATGATAGAGCCTGCCCCCGAAATAGAACCCGCCTTTACAGGTCACTTCCTTGTCCGGGTCCACCGACCCCGTCATCAGGGCCGCCACAGCAGTAACGGGTTTAAAGGTTGACCCGGGCGGGTAGACTCCCCTGATTGCACGTGTCTGAAGCGGATGGCTGGAATCTTTCAGTATCTCCTCCCACCTCTGCCTTGTGAGCCTGAGCGAGAACTCATTGGGATCGAAACCCGGCCGGCTTACCATCGCCAGAACCGCACCGGTCCTCGTATTCAAAAGGACACCGGCTCCATAGTTGTCACCGATGGCGGCCTCCAACTCCTTCTGAAGACGAATATCGATGGTTGTGGTCAGATCAGCCCCGGGCACAGGCTCTGTAATGCCCAGAACGTTAATCTCCCGGCCCCGGGCATCCACCTCCACCTGCCGACCGCCATCCCTTCCGCGCAGGTATCTATCGTAGGCCTTCTCCAGCCCGAACTTCCCTATCATATCCTCCCTGCGCGCCCCTCTGTATTTTCCAGAGGCGAGTTGGGTGGAGGATATTTCCCCGACATATCCGAGAAGATGGGAGGCCGTGCCTGAATAGGGGTAAAAACGTCGCGGGACAGGTTTGAGACTGGTTCCCGGAAAATGGTCCCGCCGGGTCTCGAATAGGGCCACCTCCCGATCATGAAGATTTTCAAACAGGATGATCGCTCTATATGGCGCCCGCCCGGCTCCCACCAGAACCCGGTCGAGGGCATCACCGGGATCTCTGCCCAGGAGATTGCCCAGTTTCATGATCTCCGCCTTCCGGTCGGAATCCATGTCAACGGGAATCACGGACAACCGGTAATTGGGTGTGCTGTCCGCCAGAATTTTCCCATTCCTGTCCCTGATAATTCCGCGGGTCGCTGGCATCTCGACCAGCCTGATCCTGTTGTTGTCGGAAAGGTTCAGGTATTTTCCGTAAAGTAGAACCTGGAGTCTCCAGAAATCACCCAGGAGGAAAAGAAAGGCCAGGACGACAAGCCCGATGGTGACGGCAAGTTTCTTTTCCATCAGGGGAATCTGGCCCCTGCCGCCCTTTGAGATGGAAGGCATGTGTCACCCTCCCAGGCTCAGTTCTTCATCGCCCCGGATTCCTACCCTCGATTCAATACGGTTCAGGAGAGAACTGATCAGCAGAACGAAAGCGGTGTTGATCACCACAAACCCAATGGCGGATAAGGATGCGATGGAAGGCGCTGGAAGGGAAAATATGTACAGGGTCAGAATTTTGGAAACAAACCCACCCAGGACGGCTCCGAAGACCGAACCGGACCGGTGAAAGAGATCCCTGGCGAAGAGTTTCTCACTGAGCATGCCTCCCGTGTATCCGGCGACTATCTTGCTGATCCCATTGACCCCAAGTACTCCGCCTGCCATGGCATCCTGAAAATAGCCCAGAAATACGCCGGAAAGCATTCCGGCTCTCTTTCCCCTTGTGATCGCCACGTGGACCGCACCTATTAAAGGCAGGTCAATGCAGCCCGCCAGCCACTGTGGGAAAACAAGCGGGACGGCCACGGACTGAAGGACCAACAGCAGAGAGAAAAAGACCAGATGATACAGGACCATCATCGGGCATTCCCCACTCCCTCACCTCGGGTGAGGACCAGAACGTCCTCCAGGCGATTAATGGGAACCGCCGGCAGGAGTTTGGCGTACTGATAAAGGCCATGATCCTTTTTCAGTACCTGGACAATAGTGCCCACCTGGATTCCTCGCGGGTACATGCCGGCCAACCCGCTGGTAGTCACTGAATCCCCCTTGCGAACGTCCTCAGTACGGTCCAGATATTTCATCTGAACCGTCCCCGAGTTCTCACCTTCGAGGATGGACCTGGCCCTGGATCTGCTCACCAGGACAGGGACCCGTGATGCCCGGTCAACGATGAGGCGGACCACGGAGTTTCCCTCGGCAGCTTCAATGACAATTCCGGCAAGCCCTTCGGGGGTTACCACAGGCATATCCACCCTGATGCCGTCACTGGCCCCGCGATTGATCACTATCGTTCTGACCCACGGATCGGGGGACTCGCCTATAACACGTGCCGCGACCCCAACGAGGCCGGTCGTGTTTTTGAACCGCTCAAATTCGGCAAGGCGCCCCGCCTGGTACAGCTCCTCCCTGAGAAACTGTACCTCGCCCTTCAGGAGGTTAACCTCGCTTTTCAACCCACGATTCTCCGACCGTACACCAAGAAGGTAGAAATAATCGCGCCAGATACCGGACACCGTGTGGGCCAGGCCGCTGGCGCCCCACTGGAAGGGCGACATAAGGGTGAGGCCTTCCCTTTTCAGGTAGGTCATCCCGGTCTTATCCTTGACCTGTTGGCTAATGATCAGAAGGGACGCGACCAGCAGACATGCCAGCAGCAGCCCCTCTGAGTGGCGCGTCAGGAAAGCGCGCATGGGGCCGCCGGAATCGGACATGAAATTAATCTTTCATGGATATCTGTTTAAGTAGCTTTAGCTCAGACAGCACCTGGCCGGCCCCCATAACAACGCACGTAAGGGGTTCTTCAGCAATAATGATGGGAAGATCCGTCTCATCCCTGAGCCGATCGTCCATCCCCTTCAAGAGCGCCCCGCCTCCTGCCAGGACAATCCCCTTGTCCACGATGTCCGCCGCGAGTTCAGGAGGCGTTCGTTCAAGCGCATTCCTGATAGCCTCCACGATCCGGGTTACGGGTTCCTCCAAAGCTTCAAAGATCTCCTTATTGTTGATCTCAATGGTTTTGGGAACCCCCTCGATGAGGTCACGGCCTTTGACCTCCACGTTCAGGACCTCCTCAGCAGGGTAGGCAGAACCAACTGTGATCTTGATCTGTTCGGACATCCGCTCCCCGATCAGCAGGTTATACTTTTTCTTGATATAAGCCACAATGGCCTCGTCCATCTTGTCGCCGCCCACCTTAACAGAGATGGAAAGAACGATGTCCGAGAGGGAAATAACAGCAACCTCAGTGGTCCCCCCGCCGATATCCACGATCATGCTCCCGGATGGCTCGGAAATGGGCAGACCCGCGCCTATGGCGGCGGCCATCGGTTCTTCTATAAGGTACACTTCTCGCGCGCCGGCCTCCTGGGCAGACTCCCTTATGGCCCGCTTTTCAACCTGGGTAATCCCTGACGGCACCCCGATTATAATCCGGGGACGGACAAGCGATTTTCGGTTATGGACCTTCTGTATGAAGTAACGAAGCATGGCTTCCGCCACCTCGAAATCGGCTATCACACCATCCTTCATGGGCCGTATCGCTATAATGCTGCCCGGGGTCCTGCCAAGCATCTGCTTGGCCTCCATACCTACGGCCTGGACTCGGGACCCTCCGCGCGCATCCTTCTGGACCGCAACTACAGAGGGTTCATTGGAAACAATTCCCTTACCCTTTACAAAGATAAGTGTATTGGCTGTCCCAAGGTCGATGGCGAGATCGTTGGATATTAATCCGAAAAGATTATCAAGCAGCATATTTTCCCTCGAAGAGATGACAGAGCCGACGCGCGGAAAATTCTTCCATCAAGCGTATCGGATCAATTGATCGGCATTTTTCTCTTTACACTTCAGCTCACGGATACTATCAGAACCATTACACATTTTCAACGGAAAGGGGGGAGAATCAACTTATTTTGATCCGCAGGGACTTGCATTCAACAGCTATTTTCTTATAATGACCCGTTGGCTTTCATTCCCCTGAACCGGGCCGATGGTTTTCCCGGCCGGTCATGCCAACGGCATGATCAGGATTTTCCAACGCACTGCCGGAGTGACACCACGAACCCTCTGAAGGAGATTCAAAATGCTCAAGTACATGAGAAACAACGCCGGATCCTGGATGGTGAGAATCATGTTGTTCGGAATTGCCATTATTTTCGCCTTCTGGGGTGTGGGCAGTTACAGCAGCAGAAATCTCACCACTGTTCTGACAATCGATAAGGATCGGGTTCCCTACAGCGAATATCAGGACATTTACAACACACTGACCGAGGCGCTTCGGCAGGCCTACGGCGGCCTGGACTCCAAAACCCTTGAGACCCTCGATATCAAGGGGCAGGCCATGGATATTCTCGTTAAACGGCATCTTCTTCTGGCAGCCGCAAAGAACCTGGGTATTACCGCCACAT
This genomic stretch from bacterium BMS3Abin14 harbors:
- the mreB gene encoding Rod shape-determining protein MreB; the protein is MLLDNLFGLISNDLAIDLGTANTLIFVKGKGIVSNEPSVVAVQKDARGGSRVQAVGMEAKQMLGRTPGSIIAIRPMKDGVIADFEVAEAMLRYFIQKVHNRKSLVRPRIIIGVPSGITQVEKRAIRESAQEAGAREVYLIEEPMAAAIGAGLPISEPSGSMIVDIGGGTTEVAVISLSDIVLSISVKVGGDKMDEAIVAYIKKKYNLLIGERMSEQIKITVGSAYPAEEVLNVEVKGRDLIEGVPKTIEINNKEIFEALEEPVTRIVEAIRNALERTPPELAADIVDKGIVLAGGGALLKGMDDRLRDETDLPIIIAEEPLTCVVMGAGQVLSELKLLKQISMKD
- the rsmI gene encoding ribosomal RNA small subunit methyltransferase I — its product is MNPGALYMVATPIGNLDDITRRAVLTLQSVAIVAAEDTRRTRKLLSHLDITKRLVSYREENRETASIRILEALEKGRSVALVTDAGTPGLSDPGHHLVRAARDRGIQVVPVPGPNALGAALSVSGMSLERFIFEGFLPTRTAARKRRLRELAYAGYPLVIYESPHRIRDALTDILDVLGNREAMVAREITKIHEEFMRGSVKSILDMMEDRKIKGEITLLLAEGETPCLPMDLDRAVKEMRQAGLSAKRTASILSGLTGENKREIYKKACEAKEE
- the mreC gene encoding cell shape-determining protein MreC — protein: MRAFLTRHSEGLLLACLLVASLLIISQQVKDKTGMTYLKREGLTLMSPFQWGASGLAHTVSGIWRDYFYLLGVRSENRGLKSEVNLLKGEVQFLREELYQAGRLAEFERFKNTTGLVGVAARVIGESPDPWVRTIVINRGASDGIRVDMPVVTPEGLAGIVIEAAEGNSVVRLIVDRASRVPVLVSRSRARSILEGENSGTVQMKYLDRTEDVRKGDSVTTSGLAGMYPRGIQVGTIVQVLKKDHGLYQYAKLLPAVPINRLEDVLVLTRGEGVGNAR
- the mrdB gene encoding Rod shape-determining protein RodA, yielding MKRPFGFPDVDWVMLISALTLSFIGIMTIRSATVNDPSEGYYLKQAYWLAVAVAAYFIGYFVDRRHLRRSAYLLYGVVFAVLVTLTVIGKISGGVQRWIHIGGLSIQPSEIAKIALVLALARYFYKQKKSPPYGLDQIAVPMAMVAAYVIPVALQPDLGSAIFFILLAIPIFLMVGVKRWTVLFMAGSAVLGAPLLFFSMKKYQQERILNFLNPERNPLGSGYHIIQSKIAIGSGGFLGKGYLQGTQSQLRFIPEQHTDFIVSVLGEEFGFIGVVLVLGLMLFLTLWMLSYVEAARTRFGILTVVGISCGLAMQEVINIAMAIGILPVVGLPLPFLSYGGSSLVSVWLGLGIVAGYRRRRI
- the spoVD_1 gene encoding stage V sporulation protein D encodes the protein MPSISKGGRGQIPLMEKKLAVTIGLVVLAFLFLLGDFWRLQVLLYGKYLNLSDNNRIRLVEMPATRGIIRDRNGKILADSTPNYRLSVIPVDMDSDRKAEIMKLGNLLGRDPGDALDRVLVGAGRAPYRAIILFENLHDREVALFETRRDHFPGTSLKPVPRRFYPYSGTASHLLGYVGEISSTQLASGKYRGARREDMIGKFGLEKAYDRYLRGRDGGRQVEVDARGREINVLGITEPVPGADLTTTIDIRLQKELEAAIGDNYGAGVLLNTRTGAVLAMVSRPGFDPNEFSLRLTRQRWEEILKDSSHPLQTRAIRGVYPPGSTFKPVTAVAALMTGSVDPDKEVTCKGGFYFGGRLYHDWKRRGHGEVNLKKAIVESCDVYFYQAGEKTGIEGLSKWALALGLGRKTGIDLPGESAGLIPTPQWKRSVRDAPWFPGETLSASIGQGYVLVTPIQMANLYATIARRGVIKTPYLADRIVNVDGEELYRKDTSPSMDSHVAPDVWDRIIPALVGAVNDPKGTAHAARIPGFTVAGKTGTAQVVRLKDWEGRKPEEIPRELRDHSWFAAFAPAENPEVAAAVVVEHGGHGSSSAAPIVGRILRKYRELMINSGSDAAEPSGKGT